In Arthrobacter citreus, a genomic segment contains:
- a CDS encoding winged helix-turn-helix domain-containing protein, with translation MELTLTAAQARLAALGAQGLAKGRPAGVTAGSVRRVLAQLHLLQIDSVNVLSRSHYLPLFSRLGPYDTAIADRLAGQAPRRMVEYWAHEASYVRPELFADLRSVQRRVWMTAHSMPAEVRDALSGEIMSLLAGGPPLTAREIAERTGGSSGKPAANWGWNWNASKRVLEDLFASGLLSSAGRTPQFERLYAPTSAVHPAGEAALEPSDPEEAVLRLTELAARAHGVSTVRCMADYFRLLQRDTAAAVETLVKRGTLKPVRVPGFRAPAYLHAEAVIPRRSSARALLSPFDSLVFERKRLETLFDFRYRLEIYTPQVARRYGYYVLPFLLGDGFAARVDLKADRANKALLVQAAHREEGAPARTAVELAAELRMMADWLGLDDVIVKPSGDLAGALKLAVCRE, from the coding sequence ATGGAACTAACGCTTACCGCTGCACAGGCGCGCCTCGCCGCACTTGGCGCCCAGGGCCTGGCAAAGGGGCGGCCGGCCGGCGTCACGGCCGGATCGGTGCGCCGGGTTCTGGCCCAGCTGCACCTGCTGCAGATTGATTCCGTAAACGTCCTGTCCCGCAGCCATTACCTGCCGTTGTTTTCGCGTTTGGGCCCGTACGACACTGCCATTGCCGACCGGCTGGCCGGACAAGCTCCGCGCCGAATGGTGGAGTATTGGGCGCACGAGGCCAGCTACGTCCGCCCGGAGCTCTTCGCGGATCTGCGGTCAGTCCAGCGGCGCGTGTGGATGACCGCCCATTCGATGCCCGCCGAGGTCAGAGACGCGCTCAGCGGGGAAATTATGTCGCTGCTGGCCGGCGGCCCGCCGCTGACGGCGCGCGAAATTGCAGAACGGACTGGCGGCAGCAGTGGAAAGCCGGCAGCGAACTGGGGCTGGAACTGGAACGCATCCAAACGGGTGCTCGAAGACCTGTTTGCCTCGGGCCTGCTCAGTTCCGCAGGACGCACTCCCCAGTTTGAACGGCTGTACGCTCCCACATCCGCAGTGCATCCGGCGGGGGAAGCCGCGCTGGAACCGTCCGACCCGGAAGAAGCGGTCCTGCGGCTCACCGAATTGGCTGCCCGGGCGCACGGGGTCTCGACCGTCCGGTGCATGGCCGATTACTTCCGGCTGCTGCAGCGGGACACCGCGGCCGCGGTTGAGACTTTGGTCAAAAGGGGAACACTGAAGCCGGTGCGGGTCCCCGGCTTCAGGGCACCGGCCTACCTCCACGCCGAGGCCGTCATTCCGCGGCGTTCCTCGGCGCGGGCCCTGCTCAGCCCCTTCGACTCCCTGGTCTTCGAGCGGAAACGGCTGGAGACGCTGTTCGATTTCCGGTACCGCCTGGAGATTTACACCCCCCAAGTCGCGCGCCGCTACGGTTATTACGTGCTGCCGTTCCTGCTGGGGGATGGGTTTGCGGCCCGCGTGGACCTCAAAGCGGACCGGGCCAACAAGGCGCTGCTGGTGCAGGCGGCCCACCGTGAAGAAGGAGCTCCCGCAAGGACGGCCGTTGAGCTTGCCGCTGAACTGCGTATGATGGCAGATTGGCTGGGGCTGGACGACGTTATTGTAAAACCATCAGGTGATCTGGCGGGGGCACTAAAACTGGCAGTATGCCGGGAATAG